Proteins from a genomic interval of Eulemur rufifrons isolate Redbay chromosome 10, OSU_ERuf_1, whole genome shotgun sequence:
- the HAND1 gene encoding heart- and neural crest derivatives-expressed protein 1, whose product MNLVGSYAHHHHHHHPHPAHPMLHEPFLFGPASRCHQERPYFQSWLLSPADAAPDFPAGGPPPTAAAAAAAYGPDARPGQSPGRLEALSGRLGRRKGSGPKKERRRTESINSAFAELRECIPNVPADTKLSKIKTLRLATSYIAYLMDVLAKDAQAGDPEAFKAELKKADGGRESKRKRELQQHEGFPPALGPGEKRIKGRTGWPQQVWALELNQ is encoded by the exons ATGAACCTCGTGGGCAGCTACgcacaccatcaccaccatcaccacccgCATCCCGCGCACCCCATGCTCCACGAGCCCTTCCTTTTCGGCCCTGCCTCGCGCTGTCACCAGGAGCGGCCCTACTTCCAGAGCTGGCTGCTGAGCCCAGCTGACGCTGCCCCGGACTTCCCTGCCGGCGGGCCACCGCCCACAGCCGCTGCGGCTGCCGCCGCCTACGGTCCAGACGCCCGGCCTGGCCAGAGCCCGGGGCGGCTGGAGGCGCTCAGCGGCCGCCTGGGCCGGCGGAAAGGCTCAGGACCCAAGAAAGAGCGGAGACGCACAGAGAGCATCAACAGCGCGTTCGCCGAGCTGCGCGAGTGCATCCCCAACGTGCCAGCCGACACCAAACTCTCCAAGATCAAAACTCTGCGCCTGGCCACTAGCTACATAGCCTACCTGATGGACGTGCTGGCCAAGGATGCACAGGCTGGCGACCCCGAGGCCTTCAAGGCCGAACTCAAGAAGGCGGATGGCGGCCGCGAGAGCAAGCGGAAAAGGGAGCTG CAGCAGCACGAAGGctttcctcctgccctgggcccggGCGAGAAGAGGATTAAGGGACGCACCGGCTGGCCGCAGCAAGTCTGGGCGCTGGAATTAAACCAGTGA